In the genome of Gordonia rubripertincta, one region contains:
- a CDS encoding MarP family serine protease produces the protein MTGSAWVDVIVIGIALLAAISGYRSGAVASALAFIGVALGAVAGLLLAPHLLERFDDLQVRVLVGIVVLVVLVVVGEVAGMVLGRAARGGIRSPGLRAVDSGVGSILQVVAVLLAAGLLAIPLRESADPAIAGAVRDSKVLTGVEVLSPQWVNDLPGDFKALLDSSGLPKFPFQSTPSTNVDAPDPALADLPVVRQARPSVVKIEGVAPSCRQALEGSGFVVSPERVMTNAHVVAGTERLEVETSTGARLPAKVVLFDSDTDIAVLDVPGLRAPALKFAPRPASTGDDAIALGFPEAGPFYVSPLRVRSTFMHTGDDIYRTGQVTREVYAVRGSIRQGNSGGPLLNSDGEVLGVVFGAAENAADETGFVLTARQVRADFAESERRSERVSTKRCVLA, from the coding sequence ATGACCGGGTCCGCGTGGGTCGACGTCATCGTCATCGGCATCGCGCTCCTCGCCGCGATCAGCGGCTACCGGTCCGGTGCGGTCGCCTCGGCGCTCGCGTTCATCGGTGTCGCACTCGGGGCGGTCGCGGGACTGCTCCTGGCGCCGCATCTGCTCGAGCGTTTCGACGACCTGCAGGTACGCGTGCTCGTCGGGATCGTCGTCCTCGTCGTGCTGGTGGTCGTCGGTGAGGTGGCCGGCATGGTGCTGGGCCGGGCCGCGCGCGGCGGCATCCGGTCGCCGGGACTGCGGGCCGTCGACAGCGGTGTGGGTTCGATCCTCCAGGTCGTCGCCGTCCTGCTGGCCGCGGGACTACTGGCGATCCCGTTGCGCGAGTCCGCCGACCCGGCCATCGCCGGTGCTGTTCGCGACTCCAAGGTCCTGACCGGCGTCGAGGTGTTGTCGCCTCAGTGGGTCAACGATCTGCCCGGCGACTTCAAGGCGCTTCTCGACAGTTCGGGTCTACCGAAGTTCCCGTTCCAGAGCACGCCGTCGACCAACGTCGACGCACCCGACCCGGCGCTGGCCGACCTGCCCGTGGTCCGTCAGGCGCGGCCGAGCGTCGTCAAGATCGAGGGTGTCGCGCCCAGTTGTCGCCAGGCCCTCGAGGGCAGCGGCTTCGTCGTCTCGCCCGAGCGCGTGATGACCAACGCCCACGTCGTGGCCGGCACCGAACGGCTCGAGGTCGAGACCTCCACCGGGGCGCGGCTGCCCGCGAAGGTCGTCCTCTTCGACAGCGACACCGACATCGCAGTCCTCGACGTCCCCGGTCTCCGCGCGCCCGCACTGAAGTTCGCCCCGCGGCCGGCCTCGACCGGCGACGACGCCATCGCCCTCGGCTTCCCCGAGGCCGGACCGTTCTACGTCAGTCCGCTGCGTGTCCGGTCGACGTTCATGCACACCGGCGACGACATCTACCGAACCGGCCAGGTCACGCGCGAGGTCTACGCCGTCCGCGGATCCATCCGGCAGGGCAATTCGGGTGGGCCGCTGCTGAACTCGGACGGCGAGGTGCTCGGCGTCGTGTTCGGTGCGGCGGAGAACGCGGCCGACGAGACCGGCTTCGTGCTCACCGCCCGTCAGGTGCGCGCCGACTTCGCCGAATCCGAGCGGCGAAGCGAGCGGGTGAGTACCAAGCGCTGCGTGCTGGCCTGA
- a CDS encoding alpha/beta fold hydrolase has protein sequence MSEAPDPSSVRLPGDWEHLDVRANGVRFHAVEPAGIPAGDRPLVLLLHGFGEFWWSWRHQLSALTEAGFRAVAVDLRGYGDTDKPPRGYDGWTLAGDTNGLIRALGHTSATLIGHSDGGLVCWATATLHPRVVDRIVVVASPHPRALRRRALRDRDQRGQFLDLFLRNQIPRVGERQITRDDAAFIADYFAQRSSSSWRSGPDYAQTVELNRSAMLIPYVAHCSLEYRRWAFRSQFRPDGMRFMELMDQRLHLPVLALRGRDDPYILSDAMADGHRWAAHQTYRQIEGSGHFVHQEQPAAVTEAILEFLRTEPEATNDVAAKQARRIRPARSAWYSPARFAARIRRSRRAPDGR, from the coding sequence GTGAGCGAGGCACCTGACCCGTCGAGCGTTCGTCTTCCCGGCGACTGGGAGCACCTCGATGTCCGCGCCAACGGTGTCCGGTTCCACGCGGTCGAACCGGCGGGGATACCCGCCGGTGATCGTCCGCTCGTACTGCTGCTTCACGGTTTCGGCGAGTTCTGGTGGAGTTGGCGTCACCAGCTGAGCGCGCTCACCGAGGCCGGTTTCCGTGCCGTGGCGGTCGACCTCCGCGGCTACGGCGACACTGACAAGCCGCCGCGCGGCTACGACGGCTGGACCCTCGCGGGCGACACCAACGGTCTCATCCGCGCTCTCGGCCACACCAGCGCCACGCTCATCGGCCACTCCGACGGCGGCCTGGTCTGCTGGGCGACCGCAACCCTGCATCCCCGCGTCGTCGACCGGATCGTCGTCGTCGCATCTCCTCATCCGCGGGCACTACGACGACGCGCGCTGCGAGACCGGGACCAGCGAGGACAGTTCCTCGACCTCTTCCTACGCAATCAGATCCCGCGCGTCGGCGAACGACAGATCACCCGGGACGACGCGGCGTTCATCGCCGACTACTTCGCGCAGCGGTCGTCGTCGTCGTGGCGGTCCGGACCCGACTATGCGCAGACGGTTGAACTGAACCGGTCCGCGATGCTGATCCCCTACGTCGCGCACTGCAGTCTGGAGTACCGGCGCTGGGCGTTCCGGTCCCAATTCCGGCCCGACGGGATGCGCTTCATGGAGCTCATGGACCAGCGGCTACACCTGCCGGTCCTCGCGCTGCGCGGCCGCGACGACCCGTACATTCTCAGCGACGCCATGGCCGACGGCCACCGTTGGGCGGCGCACCAGACCTACCGGCAGATCGAGGGCAGCGGGCACTTCGTGCACCAGGAGCAGCCCGCGGCGGTGACCGAGGCGATCCTCGAGTTCCTCCGGACCGAACCGGAGGCGACCAACGACGTCGCCGCCAAGCAGGCGCGGCGGATCAGGCCAGCACGCAGCGCTTGGTACTCACCCGCTCGCTTCGCCGCTCGGATTCGGCGAAGTCGGCGCGCACCTGACGGGCGGTGA
- a CDS encoding phage holin family protein: MSPNEHGLPEAGRDSVPSIPLSDANAGPNGEPSIGSLVKDATASVSTLFRSEVALAKAELVGEAKKAGAGTGLLIVAGVMALYSSFFFFFFLAELLDEFVWRWLAFLIVFLILVVVTVIAAFVGYIFFKKVRGPKKTMESVNELSTVLPNRGPGHPQVPAHPRIPPPARGES, from the coding sequence GTGAGCCCCAACGAGCACGGCCTGCCCGAAGCGGGCCGGGACTCCGTCCCGTCGATCCCTCTCTCCGACGCGAACGCCGGTCCGAACGGTGAGCCGAGCATCGGGAGCCTGGTCAAGGACGCCACCGCGAGCGTCTCGACCCTGTTCCGGTCCGAGGTCGCCCTCGCCAAGGCCGAGCTCGTCGGTGAGGCCAAGAAGGCGGGCGCGGGTACGGGTCTGCTGATCGTCGCCGGCGTGATGGCGCTGTACTCCAGCTTCTTCTTCTTTTTCTTCCTGGCCGAACTGCTCGATGAGTTCGTGTGGCGCTGGCTGGCGTTCCTGATCGTCTTCCTGATCCTCGTCGTGGTCACCGTCATCGCGGCGTTCGTCGGCTACATCTTCTTCAAGAAGGTCCGAGGACCGAAGAAGACGATGGAGTCGGTCAACGAGTTGTCGACCGTGCTGCCCAACCGCGGCCCGGGCCATCCGCAGGTCCCGGCGCACCCGAGGATTCCCCCGCCCGCGAGGGGTGAGTCGTGA
- the acs gene encoding acetate--CoA ligase, which yields MSSTTVQAFPPSEEFAAQANANAEIYDRADADRLEFWAEQARRLDWATDFTDTLDWSNAPFAKWFVGGKLNVSVNCVDRHVAAGKGDRVAIRWVGEPGDTRDLTYSQLLTEVSKAANYFTSIGLQAGDRVAIYMPMVPEALISMLACARLGLTHSVVFAGFSSGALRSRVDDAEAKLVITTDGQYRRGEPAPLKTNVDEALGTGDDAAKSVEKVLVVRRTNHDPDLNWVEGRDVWWEDTVDQQSDVHEPEAFDSEHPLFLLYTSGTTGKPKGIVHSSGGYLTQVSYTFHYVFDHKEGRDVFWCGADIGWVTGHSYLVYGPLSNGATEVVYEGTPNSPNEHRHFEIIERYGVTIYYIAPTLIRTFMKWGQQIPEAHDLSSVRLLGSVGEPINPEAWRWFREVIGGGKAPIVDTWWQTETGAIMISPLPGVTATKPGSAMKPLPGISANIVDDQGNPVGAGEQGYLVLDQPWPSMLRGIWGDEERFRDTYWSRFAEQGWYFAGDGARYDEDHALWVLGRVDDVMNVSGHRISTAEVESALVGHSGVAEAAVIGAADETTGQGIVAFVILREGVENTGDALIAELRQQVSVEISPIAKPREINVVPELPKTRSGKIMRRLLKDVAEGRELGDTSTLVDPSVFEAIRSKKA from the coding sequence ATGTCCTCCACCACCGTCCAGGCGTTCCCGCCATCCGAAGAGTTCGCCGCGCAGGCCAACGCCAACGCCGAGATCTACGACCGTGCAGACGCCGACCGACTCGAGTTCTGGGCGGAGCAGGCGCGTCGACTCGATTGGGCCACCGACTTCACCGACACCCTCGACTGGTCGAACGCGCCGTTCGCGAAGTGGTTCGTCGGCGGCAAGCTCAACGTCTCCGTCAACTGCGTGGACCGGCACGTCGCCGCAGGTAAGGGCGACCGCGTCGCCATCCGCTGGGTCGGCGAACCCGGCGACACCCGCGACCTCACCTACAGCCAGCTGCTCACCGAGGTCAGTAAGGCGGCCAATTACTTCACCTCCATCGGCCTGCAGGCCGGCGACCGCGTCGCCATCTACATGCCGATGGTCCCCGAGGCCCTGATCTCGATGCTCGCCTGCGCGCGTCTCGGCCTCACCCACTCCGTCGTGTTCGCCGGCTTCTCGTCGGGCGCCCTGCGCTCCCGCGTCGACGACGCCGAGGCCAAGCTCGTCATCACCACCGACGGCCAGTACCGCCGCGGCGAGCCTGCTCCCCTCAAGACCAACGTCGACGAGGCGCTGGGCACCGGCGACGACGCCGCGAAGTCGGTCGAGAAGGTCCTCGTCGTTCGTCGCACCAACCACGACCCCGATCTCAACTGGGTCGAGGGACGTGACGTCTGGTGGGAGGACACCGTTGATCAGCAGTCCGACGTGCACGAGCCGGAGGCCTTCGACTCCGAGCACCCGCTGTTCCTGCTGTACACCTCGGGCACCACCGGCAAGCCCAAGGGCATCGTCCACTCCTCCGGGGGCTACCTCACCCAGGTCAGCTACACCTTCCATTACGTCTTCGACCACAAGGAAGGCCGCGACGTCTTCTGGTGTGGCGCCGACATCGGCTGGGTGACCGGCCACTCGTACCTCGTCTACGGCCCGCTCTCCAACGGCGCCACCGAGGTGGTCTACGAGGGCACCCCGAACTCGCCCAACGAACACCGCCACTTCGAGATCATCGAGCGCTACGGCGTCACCATCTACTACATCGCCCCCACGCTGATCCGCACGTTCATGAAGTGGGGCCAGCAGATCCCCGAGGCCCACGACCTGTCGTCGGTCCGCCTGCTCGGCAGCGTCGGCGAGCCGATCAACCCCGAGGCGTGGAGGTGGTTCCGCGAGGTGATCGGTGGCGGCAAGGCACCGATCGTCGACACCTGGTGGCAGACCGAGACCGGCGCGATCATGATCTCGCCGCTGCCGGGCGTGACCGCGACCAAGCCCGGTTCGGCGATGAAGCCGCTACCCGGCATCAGCGCGAACATCGTCGACGACCAGGGCAACCCGGTCGGCGCCGGCGAACAGGGCTACCTCGTCCTTGATCAGCCGTGGCCGTCGATGCTCCGCGGCATCTGGGGCGACGAGGAGCGCTTCCGCGACACCTACTGGTCGAGGTTCGCCGAGCAGGGCTGGTACTTCGCGGGTGACGGCGCCCGCTACGACGAGGACCATGCCCTCTGGGTTCTCGGCCGCGTCGACGACGTGATGAACGTGTCCGGCCACCGCATCTCCACCGCCGAGGTCGAGTCGGCTCTCGTCGGGCACTCCGGCGTGGCCGAGGCCGCGGTCATCGGTGCCGCCGACGAGACCACCGGCCAGGGCATCGTCGCCTTCGTCATCCTCCGTGAGGGGGTAGAGAACACCGGCGACGCACTGATCGCCGAGCTGCGTCAGCAGGTGTCGGTGGAGATCTCCCCGATCGCCAAGCCGCGCGAGATCAACGTGGTACCCGAACTACCCAAGACGCGTTCGGGCAAGATCATGCGCCGCCTGCTCAAGGACGTGGCCGAGGGCCGCGAACTCGGCGACACCTCGACCCTCGTCGACCCGTCGGTCTTCGAGGCGATCCGCTCGAAGAAGGCCTGA